The Streptomyces spororaveus genome includes a region encoding these proteins:
- a CDS encoding TetR/AcrR family transcriptional regulator: MRQNPQRRAALLDAAIEVLAREGSRGLTLRAVDAEAGVPTGTASNYFANRSQLLVQILHRTRERLVPDPADLAGSLDTEVLLTRLLERMRRERSVHIAMLELRLEGTRRPELQAELASFQGLELEANIRWHLDAGLPGDRQGVVLMYLAMLGLIVDDLTAPAMLEAHPAHGLIRTMVERLLPEKPAD, translated from the coding sequence ATGCGCCAGAACCCGCAGCGCCGCGCCGCACTGCTCGACGCCGCCATCGAAGTGCTGGCGCGCGAGGGCTCGCGCGGCCTGACCCTGCGCGCGGTGGACGCCGAGGCGGGCGTGCCCACGGGCACCGCCTCGAACTACTTCGCCAACCGGTCCCAGCTGCTCGTGCAGATCCTGCACCGCACCCGGGAGCGGCTGGTCCCGGACCCGGCGGACCTCGCCGGCTCGCTGGACACCGAGGTCCTGCTCACGCGGCTCCTGGAGCGGATGCGGCGCGAGCGCAGTGTGCACATCGCCATGCTGGAGCTGCGGCTGGAAGGCACCCGGCGCCCCGAACTCCAGGCGGAGCTCGCGTCCTTCCAGGGCCTGGAGCTGGAGGCCAACATCAGGTGGCACCTGGACGCGGGGCTGCCCGGGGACCGGCAGGGCGTGGTCCTGATGTACCTGGCGATGCTCGGTCTGATCGTGGACGACCTGACCGCGCCCGCGATGCTGGAGGCGCACCCGGCGCACGGGCTCATTCGGACGATGGTCGAGCGCCTCCTCCCGGAGAAGCCCGCGGACTGA
- a CDS encoding PucR family transcriptional regulator → MSRSDDVLKVHRLVHAGGSTALLEWLASHLGGWVGVVDAEAEHGPAPEAAVRGAAELGARGVRSAVLHGADRATLLFALDGRRALAAVLEQPHHPDAPALLADAAVALDLVLRAEEAGRREERVRRAEAQVREAVLHLLMNGRLSTAHQISATLGPALPDPMRMYVVECPTGRRAEVMRICRELTGARAWIVRCPVYVRHLIVLVPPDAAAVSATGDPLAEALVAAAPDCTVGVSGEAGLSEAPAAYTQAFHALAVARANGDRHARFGPGPELALAAYEAGVRWAESLLAPLHTHARRRPQDPGGQELRATAHAWLNFTSHATRLLKIHRNTLAARLRLIEALLGLDLARLADQAALSLALRLTSETAAGAGLGPGAGTGTGGASGAASCLDDVLRDPRLTDWARTHLSALTGPDAPPGARETVRTWLAHDAQLLPAAAALGVSVPGARKRLTRIEALLERSLLQSPSARHDLWLAHRVEDLAGCHKPQKG, encoded by the coding sequence GTGTCCCGGTCCGACGACGTCCTCAAGGTCCACCGGCTCGTCCACGCCGGGGGATCGACCGCACTGCTGGAGTGGCTCGCTTCCCACCTCGGCGGCTGGGTCGGGGTGGTGGACGCCGAAGCGGAGCACGGCCCGGCTCCCGAGGCCGCCGTGCGCGGCGCCGCCGAGCTGGGTGCCCGCGGCGTACGGTCGGCGGTCCTGCACGGCGCCGACCGCGCGACCCTGCTGTTCGCACTGGACGGCCGGCGCGCGCTGGCCGCCGTACTGGAGCAGCCGCACCATCCCGACGCGCCCGCACTCCTCGCGGACGCGGCCGTGGCGCTGGACCTCGTGCTGCGCGCCGAGGAGGCCGGGAGGCGGGAGGAACGGGTCCGGCGCGCCGAGGCGCAGGTCCGCGAGGCCGTCCTCCACCTGCTGATGAACGGCCGCCTGTCCACAGCCCACCAGATCTCCGCCACGCTCGGCCCCGCACTGCCCGATCCGATGCGGATGTACGTCGTCGAGTGCCCCACCGGACGGCGCGCCGAAGTCATGCGGATCTGCCGGGAACTGACGGGTGCTCGGGCCTGGATCGTGCGCTGCCCGGTCTATGTGCGCCACCTCATCGTGCTCGTCCCGCCCGACGCGGCCGCGGTGTCCGCCACCGGCGACCCCCTGGCCGAAGCACTGGTGGCGGCGGCGCCGGACTGCACGGTCGGGGTCAGCGGGGAGGCGGGCCTGAGCGAGGCACCGGCCGCCTACACCCAGGCCTTCCACGCGCTGGCCGTCGCCCGGGCGAACGGTGACCGGCACGCCCGGTTCGGACCCGGCCCCGAACTGGCCCTCGCCGCGTACGAGGCGGGGGTCCGCTGGGCCGAGTCCCTGCTCGCGCCCCTGCACACGCACGCGCGTCGGCGCCCCCAGGATCCCGGCGGGCAGGAGCTGCGCGCCACCGCCCACGCGTGGCTGAATTTCACCTCGCACGCCACCCGGCTGCTGAAGATCCACCGCAACACCCTGGCGGCCCGGCTCCGGCTGATCGAGGCGCTGCTCGGCCTGGACCTCGCACGCCTGGCGGACCAGGCGGCGCTCTCCCTGGCCCTGCGGCTCACCTCGGAGACCGCGGCCGGGGCGGGCCTCGGTCCGGGAGCCGGGACGGGGACCGGCGGCGCCTCCGGAGCCGCCTCCTGTCTCGACGACGTGCTGCGCGACCCACGCCTGACCGACTGGGCCCGTACCCATCTGAGCGCGCTGACCGGACCGGACGCCCCGCCGGGAGCCCGGGAAACGGTCCGCACCTGGCTGGCGCACGATGCCCAACTCCTCCCGGCGGCCGCGGCGCTGGGGGTTTCCGTCCCCGGTGCCCGCAAGCGGCTGACGCGGATCGAGGCGCTGCTGGAGCGTTCCCTCCTGCAGTCCCCCAGTGCCCGCCACGACCTGTGGCTGGCGCACCGGGTGGAGGACCTCGCCGGGTGTCACAAGCCCCAAAAGGGATGA
- a CDS encoding helix-turn-helix domain-containing protein produces the protein MGTDHSQKDSTPTLIGSVQRALRLLEAMSAEGRVTAKRLARLTGIPLPTVYHLLRTLSHEGYVQREGGSFRLADDLPLAS, from the coding sequence ATGGGCACCGACCACAGTCAGAAGGACAGCACACCCACCCTGATCGGCTCCGTGCAGCGCGCACTGCGCCTCCTGGAAGCGATGTCCGCGGAGGGCCGGGTGACGGCCAAGCGGCTCGCCCGCCTCACGGGGATCCCCCTGCCCACCGTCTACCACCTGCTGCGCACCCTCAGCCACGAGGGCTACGTGCAGCGCGAGGGAGGGTCGTTCCGCCTCGCGGACGATCTTCCGCTCGCTTCGTGA
- a CDS encoding PP2C family protein-serine/threonine phosphatase — protein sequence MPSHLFADRPAQPPEPGSVDALISQTRRLRGEVDAVRRDTVVDDDDAQGRWQRALCDLAVHHLDDLREHLGQLKEGLPPAPETVEYPQPGAEAGPEAQTRVGSAEWNLLTDEVSWSDELFQIFGRSPESGAPPLDELGSTLFSEDQPLLTAWVTACLVDGKPIDGEFRIVRADGRVRTLHMRGEPVLDSDGCTASMWAVLRDVSELRRSQRAVRESRDSLQRQREIAQTERRLAVELQEAVLPPWRGSLRFPYGSAGTLDVAAHYLPSATSALIGGDWYDALELPDGGSMLTVGDLTGHGVSATSGMAMMLGALRGMAMAGIEPGPLMGWLNQLLETSVQPALGSAVCCRYDPARRVLSWAQAGHPAPLLFRRGSGRALLPPEGVLLGATSGASYGQAEERLEVGDLLVLHTDGLTPRSIEFSRADGTERLLALAPRFSAAGSAQECVRIVIEEFGESEREDDACVLVARVGG from the coding sequence ATGCCGTCCCACCTGTTCGCGGACCGTCCCGCGCAGCCGCCCGAGCCGGGGTCGGTGGACGCGCTGATCTCGCAGACCCGGCGGCTGCGGGGGGAAGTGGACGCGGTCCGCCGCGACACCGTCGTCGACGACGACGACGCCCAGGGCCGCTGGCAGCGCGCCCTGTGCGATCTCGCCGTCCACCACCTCGACGACCTCCGCGAGCACCTCGGCCAGCTCAAGGAAGGCCTGCCGCCGGCGCCCGAGACCGTCGAGTACCCGCAGCCGGGGGCCGAGGCCGGTCCCGAGGCCCAGACCCGCGTCGGCAGCGCCGAGTGGAACCTGCTGACGGACGAGGTCAGTTGGTCCGACGAGCTGTTCCAGATCTTCGGCCGCTCGCCCGAGTCCGGCGCACCGCCCCTCGACGAACTCGGCTCGACCCTGTTCTCCGAGGACCAGCCGCTGCTCACCGCGTGGGTCACCGCCTGCCTGGTGGACGGCAAGCCGATCGACGGCGAGTTCCGCATCGTCCGGGCCGACGGCCGGGTCCGGACGTTGCACATGAGGGGCGAGCCGGTCCTCGACTCCGACGGCTGTACGGCCTCGATGTGGGCCGTCCTGCGGGACGTGAGTGAACTGCGCCGGAGCCAGCGCGCGGTGCGCGAGTCCCGTGACTCGCTGCAGCGCCAGCGGGAGATCGCGCAGACCGAGCGCCGGCTGGCGGTCGAGCTGCAGGAAGCCGTGCTCCCCCCGTGGCGCGGCTCCCTGCGGTTCCCGTACGGCAGCGCGGGCACGCTGGACGTGGCCGCGCACTACCTGCCCTCCGCGACCAGCGCCCTGATCGGCGGCGACTGGTACGACGCGCTCGAACTCCCCGACGGCGGCTCGATGCTGACGGTCGGCGACCTGACCGGACACGGGGTGAGCGCCACCTCGGGGATGGCGATGATGCTGGGCGCCCTGCGCGGCATGGCCATGGCGGGCATCGAGCCCGGCCCGCTGATGGGCTGGCTCAACCAGCTCCTGGAGACCTCCGTACAGCCCGCGCTCGGCTCGGCCGTCTGCTGCCGCTACGATCCCGCGCGCCGGGTGCTGTCCTGGGCGCAGGCGGGCCACCCGGCCCCCTTGCTGTTCCGCCGCGGGTCGGGGCGCGCCCTGCTGCCGCCGGAGGGCGTCCTGCTGGGCGCGACGTCCGGAGCCTCGTACGGGCAGGCCGAGGAACGCCTCGAAGTGGGCGACCTGCTGGTCCTGCACACGGACGGACTCACGCCGCGCAGCATCGAGTTCAGCCGGGCGGACGGGACCGAACGGCTGCTGGCGCTGGCGCCGCGCTTCTCTGCGGCGGGGTCGGCGCAGGAGTGCGTGCGGATCGTGATCGAGGAGTTCGGCGAGAGCGAGCGCGAGGACGACGCCTGCGTGCTCGTCGCCCGGGTCGGCGGGTAA
- a CDS encoding xanthine dehydrogenase family protein molybdopterin-binding subunit — MTGQDHATGQSRRSFLTCLVAAPTLALVTRAGADALAPQAAHAVVPSLPAVADVIDLGDLFILAGAPTSALLALAVEADGTIRFRLPREEVGQGLTTAVAMLVAEELDAPLADVRVELDDARPELLFNQLTGSSNSIRSLYGPVRQCAATARARLVAAAAHRWSLDPAALTTSGGAVRAPDGRTADYGGLAAAAADPGLIVLGATPKETGRHTLVGRPTSRVDARAMVTGALRYTLDLDVPGAKPCVVRRPPTLGGTVRTVTNLAAVRAMPGVLHVVTVPTGVAVVAETFGQAIDAKAALQVTWGPGPADQLSDDRIRAKLRAATPPLLVPPLLTPYVDAEFDFAFVSHAPMETNSAIADVREDRAEIWSGLKSPIVARETIAADLGLPLSKVQVHVVQAGGSFGRRLFFDAALEAARISKACRRPVRLMWTRVDDTRHGRMRPATHHKIRATHLLGEVLSFEHRVAAAETDFRHGLGEIITATAARLPLGIGNATLAQTLFLTTVKSPYHFGLTTQALTEVPTGIPTASWRSVYSANTRGAEEIVVDELAARTGRDPYRFRRTFLKTDAQRAVLDKVAEEGNWGRPMEAGCAQGIAFHEEYKSRTACLVEIDTRDPDHVRVTRAVIAVDVGLPVNPRGLEAQMIGGLTDAISTTLRAGLHLDKGLPLEGSYSQFHWARQRDTPHDVRVFVLPATGEEPGGAGELGVPAAVGAIANAWARATGSKPRSFPLDFDVDFTPYPR, encoded by the coding sequence ATGACCGGGCAGGACCACGCCACGGGGCAGAGCCGCCGTTCCTTCCTCACCTGCCTCGTGGCCGCGCCGACCCTGGCCCTGGTCACCCGGGCCGGCGCCGACGCGCTCGCCCCGCAGGCCGCCCACGCCGTCGTGCCGTCCCTGCCGGCCGTCGCCGACGTCATCGACCTCGGCGACCTGTTCATCCTGGCCGGCGCCCCCACCTCGGCCCTGCTGGCACTCGCCGTCGAGGCGGACGGCACCATCCGCTTCCGGCTGCCGCGCGAAGAGGTCGGCCAGGGCCTCACCACCGCCGTGGCCATGCTGGTGGCGGAGGAACTCGACGCACCGCTGGCCGACGTCCGCGTGGAACTGGACGACGCCCGGCCCGAGCTGCTCTTCAACCAGCTCACCGGATCCTCCAACTCCATCCGCTCCCTCTACGGGCCGGTCCGCCAGTGCGCCGCCACCGCCCGGGCCCGCCTCGTCGCGGCCGCCGCCCACCGCTGGAGCCTGGACCCGGCCGCACTGACCACCTCCGGCGGCGCCGTCCGCGCGCCCGACGGCCGCACCGCCGACTACGGCGGCCTCGCAGCGGCCGCCGCCGACCCCGGCCTGATCGTCCTCGGAGCCACCCCCAAGGAGACCGGCCGGCACACCCTCGTCGGCCGGCCGACGAGCCGCGTCGACGCCCGCGCCATGGTCACCGGCGCCCTGCGGTACACCCTCGACCTCGACGTACCCGGCGCCAAGCCCTGCGTCGTGCGCCGCCCGCCCACCCTCGGCGGCACGGTCCGCACCGTCACCAATCTCGCCGCCGTCCGCGCCATGCCCGGCGTCCTGCACGTGGTCACGGTCCCGACCGGGGTCGCCGTCGTCGCCGAGACCTTCGGGCAGGCCATCGACGCCAAGGCCGCCCTCCAGGTCACCTGGGGCCCCGGCCCCGCCGACCAGCTCTCCGACGACCGGATCCGCGCCAAGCTGCGCGCCGCCACCCCGCCGCTGCTGGTCCCGCCCCTGCTGACCCCGTACGTGGACGCCGAGTTCGACTTCGCCTTCGTCAGCCATGCCCCGATGGAGACCAACTCCGCCATCGCCGACGTGCGCGAGGACCGGGCCGAGATCTGGTCCGGCCTCAAGTCCCCGATCGTGGCCCGCGAGACCATCGCCGCCGACCTCGGCCTGCCGCTCTCCAAGGTCCAGGTGCACGTGGTCCAGGCCGGCGGCTCCTTCGGCCGGCGGCTCTTCTTCGACGCGGCCCTGGAGGCCGCCCGCATCTCCAAGGCGTGCCGCCGCCCGGTCCGTCTCATGTGGACCCGCGTGGACGACACCCGGCACGGGCGGATGCGTCCCGCGACCCACCACAAGATCCGCGCCACCCACCTGCTGGGCGAGGTACTCAGCTTCGAGCACCGCGTCGCCGCCGCCGAGACGGACTTCCGGCACGGCCTCGGCGAGATCATCACCGCCACCGCAGCCCGGCTGCCGCTCGGCATCGGCAACGCCACCCTCGCCCAGACCCTCTTCCTGACCACGGTGAAGTCCCCGTACCACTTCGGACTCACCACCCAGGCGCTCACCGAGGTGCCCACCGGCATCCCCACCGCCTCCTGGCGCTCGGTCTACTCCGCCAACACGCGCGGCGCCGAGGAGATCGTGGTCGACGAACTCGCCGCCCGGACGGGCCGGGACCCGTACCGGTTCCGGCGCACCTTCCTGAAGACCGACGCCCAGCGCGCCGTACTCGACAAGGTGGCCGAGGAGGGGAACTGGGGACGGCCGATGGAAGCCGGATGCGCGCAGGGCATCGCCTTCCACGAGGAGTACAAGTCCCGCACCGCGTGCCTCGTCGAGATCGACACCCGGGACCCGGACCACGTCCGCGTCACCAGGGCCGTCATCGCCGTGGACGTCGGCCTGCCGGTCAACCCGCGCGGACTGGAGGCCCAGATGATCGGCGGCCTCACCGACGCGATCTCCACCACCCTGCGCGCCGGGCTGCACCTCGACAAGGGGCTTCCGCTGGAGGGCAGCTACAGCCAGTTCCACTGGGCCCGGCAGCGCGACACCCCGCACGACGTACGGGTGTTCGTACTGCCGGCCACCGGCGAGGAGCCGGGCGGCGCGGGTGAGCTCGGCGTGCCCGCCGCGGTCGGTGCGATCGCCAACGCCTGGGCCCGGGCCACCGGTTCGAAGCCGCGCAGCTTCCCCCTCGACTTCGACGTCGACTTCACCCCCTACCCCCGCTGA
- a CDS encoding APC family permease — MRRINAKRMLVGEPLDTARLGETLLPKRLALPIFCSDPLSSVAYATEEILLILALGGVALLHLTWYAAAAIVFLLIVVVASYRQTCHAYPGGGGAYVVSSENLGQTAALTAASALLVDYVMTVAVSVVSGVSAITSAVPSLSDHEVVLSVAFVVLLTVMNLRGVRESGRVFAIPTYGFVLVIYLMFAVAAVRLGTGDTIRAESADLPITPVDTYTGLALVFLTMRAFASGCTALTGVEAISNGVPAFRKPKAKNAATTLAAMGVLSVTMFVGITALAMSYQVHVAADPTELGLPPGTATSTALAQIGRATFGSWHFLFYLLQAVTAGVLILAANTAFNGFPMLASILAKDRYAPRQLFNRGDRLVYSNGVVLLALTAIALIVAFDAELTRLIQLYIIGVFVSFTLSQSGMVRHWRKALASPATPREERIHIHRRLAINAVGATLTALVLVIVLLTKFTHGAWLVVIAMPLLFLGMKGVRRHYDQVARQVAIAPDAVPRRPTRHHVLVLVAAVQAPTLKAIGYAQGLRPDSLTAVTVAADEQEATRLREAWAEHETGLPLKILHSPYREVVRPILDHVEELAAGSRADMLSVVIPEYVVGRWWEQPLHNQNALRLKARLLFTPGVAVIDVPYLLESARPADPARRDG, encoded by the coding sequence ATGAGGCGTATTAATGCGAAACGCATGCTGGTCGGCGAACCCCTCGACACCGCCCGCCTGGGCGAGACCCTGCTGCCCAAACGACTGGCCCTGCCGATTTTCTGCAGCGACCCGCTCTCGTCGGTGGCCTACGCCACCGAGGAGATCCTGCTGATCCTCGCCCTCGGCGGCGTCGCACTGCTGCACCTCACCTGGTACGCGGCCGCCGCCATCGTCTTCCTGCTCATCGTCGTCGTCGCCTCGTACCGGCAGACCTGCCACGCCTACCCGGGCGGGGGCGGCGCCTACGTCGTCAGCTCGGAGAACCTCGGGCAGACCGCCGCGCTCACCGCCGCCAGTGCCCTGCTCGTCGACTACGTGATGACCGTCGCCGTCTCCGTCGTCTCCGGCGTCTCCGCCATCACCTCGGCCGTCCCCTCGCTCAGCGACCACGAAGTGGTCCTCTCCGTCGCCTTCGTGGTGCTGCTGACCGTCATGAACCTGCGCGGCGTACGGGAGTCGGGCCGCGTCTTCGCCATCCCCACCTACGGCTTCGTCCTCGTCATCTACCTCATGTTCGCCGTCGCCGCCGTACGGCTCGGGACCGGCGACACCATCCGCGCCGAGTCCGCCGACCTCCCGATCACCCCGGTCGACACCTACACCGGACTCGCCCTGGTGTTCCTCACGATGCGCGCCTTCGCCTCCGGATGCACCGCCCTCACCGGCGTCGAGGCCATCAGCAACGGCGTCCCCGCCTTCCGCAAACCCAAGGCGAAGAACGCCGCCACCACGCTCGCCGCGATGGGCGTGCTCTCCGTGACCATGTTCGTCGGCATCACCGCCCTGGCCATGTCGTACCAGGTCCACGTCGCGGCCGACCCCACCGAACTGGGCCTGCCCCCGGGCACCGCGACCTCCACCGCCCTCGCGCAGATCGGCCGCGCCACCTTCGGCAGCTGGCACTTCCTCTTCTACCTGCTCCAGGCCGTCACCGCGGGCGTCCTGATCCTCGCCGCCAACACCGCCTTCAACGGCTTCCCGATGCTCGCCTCGATCCTGGCCAAGGACCGGTACGCGCCCCGCCAGCTCTTCAACCGCGGCGACCGGCTCGTCTACTCCAACGGCGTCGTACTCCTCGCACTCACCGCCATCGCCCTGATCGTGGCCTTCGACGCCGAACTGACCCGTCTCATCCAGCTCTACATCATCGGCGTCTTCGTGTCCTTCACCCTCTCCCAGTCGGGCATGGTCCGGCACTGGAGGAAGGCGCTCGCCTCACCCGCCACCCCGCGCGAGGAGCGGATCCACATCCACCGCAGGCTCGCCATCAACGCGGTCGGCGCCACCCTGACCGCCCTGGTCCTGGTCATCGTCCTGCTCACCAAGTTCACCCACGGCGCCTGGCTCGTCGTCATCGCGATGCCGCTGCTCTTCCTCGGCATGAAGGGCGTCCGCCGCCACTACGACCAGGTCGCCCGACAGGTCGCCATCGCCCCCGACGCCGTCCCGCGCAGGCCCACCCGCCACCACGTCCTCGTCCTGGTCGCCGCCGTGCAGGCCCCGACCCTCAAGGCCATCGGCTACGCGCAGGGGCTGCGCCCCGACAGCCTGACCGCGGTCACCGTCGCGGCGGACGAGCAGGAGGCGACCCGGCTGCGCGAGGCGTGGGCCGAGCACGAGACCGGCCTTCCGCTGAAGATCCTGCACTCGCCGTACCGCGAGGTGGTGCGCCCGATCCTGGACCACGTCGAGGAACTGGCCGCCGGCTCCAGGGCGGACATGCTGTCGGTGGTGATCCCCGAGTACGTGGTGGGCCGCTGGTGGGAACAGCCCCTGCACAACCAGAACGCCCTGCGGCTGAAGGCGCGACTGCTGTTCACGCCGGGCGTCGCGGTGATCGACGTGCCGTACCTCCTGGAGTCCGCGAGGCCCGCGGATCCGGCGCGGCGGGACGGGTAG
- a CDS encoding DUF6461 domain-containing protein, giving the protein MADIAEDVADGIRWLAHWDQWFAGLTFARGITPDELAARLGALPGVHPGTLGALDAWSMVTETVDGDGVARVGRWGGWSFAVEHGLPAGAERLAEVSRGGVEAVHLDPQSDHPPKQFAYARDGELVCCFGLGEECWRGGHRPDFLLPELIAAGILTPDGACARPAGEPDADRDRHTLAVVERRFGLALPRHLIADTPLPAYVTCTR; this is encoded by the coding sequence ATGGCGGACATCGCAGAGGACGTGGCGGACGGGATCCGGTGGCTGGCCCACTGGGACCAGTGGTTCGCCGGTCTGACCTTCGCCCGGGGGATAACCCCCGACGAGCTCGCCGCGCGGCTCGGCGCGCTGCCGGGCGTGCACCCCGGGACGCTGGGCGCGCTCGACGCCTGGAGCATGGTCACCGAGACCGTGGACGGCGACGGCGTGGCCCGGGTGGGCAGGTGGGGCGGCTGGTCCTTCGCCGTCGAACACGGACTGCCGGCCGGAGCGGAACGGCTCGCCGAGGTCTCCCGGGGCGGTGTCGAGGCCGTTCACCTGGACCCGCAGTCCGACCACCCGCCCAAGCAGTTCGCGTACGCCCGGGACGGCGAGCTGGTGTGCTGCTTCGGCCTCGGCGAGGAATGCTGGCGCGGCGGGCACCGGCCGGACTTCCTGCTCCCGGAGCTGATCGCGGCCGGGATCCTCACCCCGGACGGCGCGTGCGCCCGCCCGGCCGGCGAACCGGACGCCGACCGCGACCGTCACACCCTCGCCGTCGTCGAACGCCGTTTCGGGCTGGCCCTGCCGCGCCACCTCATCGCGGACACCCCGCTCCCCGCGTACGTCACCTGTACGCGCTAG
- a CDS encoding (2Fe-2S)-binding protein: MPSHTFTVNGRSVTVDAPDDLPLLWVLRDMLGVRGPKYGCGVDVCKACTSHLDGADIRPCVVPVSACAGRTVTTIEGLADGDELHPVQEAWLEQDVAQCGFCQPGQIMAAVALLKRTGSPTDEDIDAIANICRCGTYFRIREAIRSAARKM, from the coding sequence GTGCCCTCGCACACCTTCACCGTCAACGGGCGGAGCGTCACCGTGGACGCGCCCGACGACCTGCCCCTGCTGTGGGTGCTCCGCGACATGCTGGGCGTCCGCGGCCCCAAGTACGGCTGCGGGGTGGACGTCTGCAAGGCCTGCACCAGCCACCTGGACGGCGCCGACATCCGCCCCTGCGTGGTGCCCGTCTCCGCGTGCGCCGGCCGAACGGTGACCACCATCGAGGGCCTGGCGGACGGGGACGAGCTGCACCCCGTGCAGGAGGCCTGGCTGGAACAGGACGTCGCACAGTGCGGCTTCTGCCAGCCCGGCCAGATCATGGCCGCCGTCGCCCTGCTCAAGCGCACCGGCTCGCCCACGGACGAGGACATCGACGCCATCGCCAACATCTGCCGCTGCGGCACCTACTTCCGCATCCGGGAGGCCATCCGCAGCGCGGCGCGCAAGATGTGA
- a CDS encoding helix-turn-helix domain-containing protein, protein MERIIEEIREDLSRRIAVAADRLADRTLTEDPAYAALLGRAELRERIHHDLRQAVEGLVHTSRGLPVELADARAVGALRAEQGLPLASVLRTYRRGGRLLWQSMTESVTAHDRAALPRLLPGAAALWDVLDRTTDAMTESYRRTEAAHGDRDRERRAALLDVLLDGADGADGASSVAGWAADGAAAPAAEAAAARLGLPERGRFTVVVLAPDASGNPVAPLTPVPPAGGTGAAAAPRVLWRTRADGEIGLVELGHHPLESVRELLAPLGVRAGVGPVVAAPAELARAHRLAALALRTSPGSEGPRTALLDERLPAALIAAQPELAGRLCQVVLGPVLALPAADRRTLLTTLGTWLACQGSTTDAAQRLYCHRNTVSNRLRRLEQLTGRSLSDPRHVVELALAHAAVLQRVGAEPATRPAAPDPRASRTPGGTARRSPRRPA, encoded by the coding sequence ATGGAGCGGATCATCGAGGAGATACGCGAGGACCTGTCCCGCCGGATCGCCGTGGCGGCGGACCGGCTCGCCGACCGCACGCTGACCGAGGACCCCGCCTACGCCGCCCTGCTGGGCCGGGCCGAGCTGCGCGAGCGGATCCACCACGACCTCCGCCAGGCCGTCGAGGGTCTGGTCCACACCTCCCGCGGTCTGCCGGTGGAGCTCGCCGACGCCCGGGCCGTCGGCGCGCTCCGCGCCGAACAGGGGCTGCCGCTCGCCTCGGTGCTGCGCACCTACCGCCGTGGCGGCCGGCTGCTCTGGCAGAGCATGACCGAGTCCGTGACCGCGCACGACCGGGCGGCACTGCCCCGGCTGCTGCCGGGCGCGGCCGCGCTGTGGGACGTACTGGACCGTACGACGGACGCCATGACCGAGTCCTACCGCCGGACGGAGGCCGCGCACGGCGACCGGGACCGGGAGCGCCGGGCGGCTCTGCTGGACGTACTGCTCGACGGAGCGGACGGCGCCGACGGCGCGTCCAGCGTGGCGGGCTGGGCGGCGGACGGGGCGGCGGCCCCGGCCGCCGAGGCCGCCGCCGCGCGGCTGGGGCTGCCGGAGCGGGGCCGCTTCACGGTGGTCGTGCTGGCCCCCGACGCCTCCGGCAACCCGGTGGCCCCCCTCACCCCGGTCCCCCCGGCCGGGGGGACCGGGGCCGCCGCCGCTCCGCGCGTGCTGTGGCGGACCCGCGCCGACGGGGAGATCGGACTGGTGGAGCTGGGCCACCATCCGCTGGAGTCCGTACGGGAACTGCTCGCGCCGCTCGGGGTGCGCGCGGGGGTCGGCCCGGTCGTCGCGGCGCCGGCCGAACTGGCCCGGGCGCACCGCCTGGCCGCCCTCGCGCTGCGCACCTCGCCCGGGTCCGAGGGCCCGCGCACCGCGCTGCTGGACGAACGGCTGCCGGCGGCGCTGATCGCGGCGCAGCCGGAACTCGCCGGCCGGCTGTGCCAGGTGGTCCTGGGCCCGGTGCTCGCGCTGCCCGCGGCGGACCGGCGGACGCTGCTGACCACCCTCGGCACCTGGCTCGCCTGCCAGGGCTCGACCACCGACGCCGCGCAGCGGCTGTACTGCCACCGCAACACGGTCTCCAACCGGCTGCGGCGCCTGGAGCAGCTCACCGGCCGCTCCCTGTCCGACCCCCGGCACGTGGTCGAGCTGGCGCTGGCGCACGCGGCGGTGCTGCAGCGCGTCGGGGCGGAACCGGCTACCCGTCCCGCCGCGCCGGATCCGCGGGCCTCGCGGACTCCAGGAGGTACGGCACGTCGATCACCGCGACGCCCGGCGTGA